From Armatimonadia bacterium:
GGACACAACAGACCGCCCCCACCCTCCAGACGCACTGCCCCGTCCTTCCGGATGGGGCAGTGTGCTGCCTGCTCTCCCCTCGACCCATCGTCGCACATACTCAAGCCAAAGACAAGCCGGGCCCGCCTTCCGCCCCGTCGCGCCGCCTTCTGCCTCTCCCCCTCAGGATAGGGCTTGGGTGCGGGCCTCTGCCTTCCCCCCTGAGATCAGGAGGTCGGCGCCAGATCGACACGGAAACTACCCTCAGAGACTTCGTAGGTCTCAACGCCGCAAGAACCGCCGAAGCCGCCAGGCAGAACCGTCCCTTGAGCCTGGCCTTCGACGGTGCGAGAAGAGGTCCCCATGACAGGACATTATATTGTCTTCGAAACGCTCGGTACGGCTGTGCTGAAGCCCTTTGAAGTCCCACAGCCCGGGCCGGGCGAGGTTCTGCTGGAAAACGAGTTCACCGTCATCAGCGCCGGCACCGAGCGAGCCAACTTGGTCGGCCTGCCGAACACCTCGGGTGCTTTCCCCTTCTACCCCGGTTACTGTGGCCTTGGGCACGTGATCGCTATCGGCGACGGCGTCGACAAGGTCAAAGTCGGCGACCGTGCCTTGGCGAACTGGTCGGGACACCGCTCCCATGCGCTGCAGAAGGCCGCCGGTCTGACCGTGGTCCGCGACGATCACATCGAAGCCCTCGACGCAGCCTTCGTCCCGATTGCCGCAATGGGCCTCCAGGGCGTCCGCAAACTCAAGCTCCAGCTGGGCGAATCCGCGATGGTGATCGGCCTCGGGCTTCTTGGCACCTTCGCCACCCAGATGGCGGCGATTGACGGGGCCATCCCGGTGATTGTCTCCGATTTCGACAAGCGCCGTCGCGACCTCGCCCTGACCCTCGGAGCGGACTACGCCTTCTCGCCCGATGAGGAGGGTCTGGCCGACAAGATCAAGGAGCTGACCTACGGCAAGGGTGCCGACGCGATCGTCGAGGTGACCGGCTCCGCAGTGGCGCTGCAGCAGGCGCTGACCTACGTGGCCTGGGAAGGTCGGGTAAGCCTCCTGGGCTGCACTCGGATCCCCGACGCCAACATCGACTTCTACCAGTACGTCCACCGGCGCGGCGTGTCGCTCATCGGAGCCCATACCATGGTGCGGCCGAAGGTGGACTCCTATCCCGGCTACTGGACTGAGGGCGACGACTACCGCACTCTCCTGGCCTTCCTTTCGGCCGGTCGGCTCAAGGTCCGGCCGATCATCTCAGAGATCGTCTCTCCCCAGCAGGCTCCGGCGGTCTACACACGCCTCGCCGAGGACAAGCACCCACCTCTCGGAATCGTCTTTGATTGGAAGCGGATACGATGACCCCTATCAAGATCGGACAGATTGGCACCGGACACGAGCACGCGTCGGGCAAGATGGACGCACTCCGCGGCCTCACGGAGTTCTACGAGGTCGTCGGCGTCGTACCGGAAGAGAACCCGGACTGGCACTCGCCCAGGTCCTACGAGGGTGTGCCGGTGATGACGGAAGAGCAACTCTTCAGCACACCGGGCCTCCAGGCCGTCGCGGTCGAGACGAACATGCCGGACCTTGCTGCCACCGCCATCCGCTGCATGGAACGCGGCCTGCACATGCACATGGACAAGCCGGGCAGCGAGACCCTGGAGCCCTTCCGGCGGCTGATTGAGGGTTGCAGGGCTAGGGGAGTGGCCATCCAGCTCGGCTATATGTACCGCACCAACCCGGCGATCAACCTCTGCTTCCGGGCCTTGCGCGAGGGATGGCTCGGCGACATCTTTGAGGTCCACGCGGTCATGAGCCGCTACGATGGCGACAACTACCGCCGGTTCCTGTCGGGGTATCCCGGCGGCGCGATGTACGTCTTCGGCAGCCACCTGATCGACCTCACGGTCGCGATGCTCGGACGGCCCGACAACGTGGTGCCCTTCCAGCAGTCCACCCGCGACGACGGGCTCATGGACAACGGGCTTGCCGTGCTCGAGTACCCCCGGGCGACGGCGACCATCCGCTCCGCTATCACAGAGGTCGACGGCATGAAGCACCGCCGACTGATCGTCTGCGGAACGAAGGGCACCGCTGAGATCTGCCCGCTGGAAAAGCTCTGGGATCGGCAGCGCCTCGACCCCTTGCACGTGCGGCTGACCCTCTTCGAGGACAACCCGGAGTACAAGGCCGGCACCCACCTCATCGATGTCGGCGCCATGAACGGCCGCTATGAAGACCAACTCATCGAGCTTGCCCGGATCATCAACGGCGAGACCGAGAACCCGTACCCGTACGAGCACGAACTCGTGGTGGAGGAGACGCTCCTCGCCGCCGCCGGGTACACCGTCTGGGGATGATGCCATGCACGCAGTTCTGATAGGCGACAACCGGTCGTTGGTCTGGAGTGAAGTCCCCGATCCCGTCCCTGCGGCCGACCAGATCCTCCTTGACGTCCATGCCGCCGCGCTGAACCGTGCCGACCTGATGCAGCGTGCCGGCAACTATCCGCCGCCGCCCGGCTGGCCCGAGTGGATGGGACTTGAGGTGGCGGGCGTAGTCAGTCGAGCACCCGCTGACAGCCGCTGGAAGCCCGGCGACAAAGTGTGCGCACTCCTGGGAGGCGGTGGGTACGCCGAACGCGTCGCTGTGCCCGCGAACATGGTCCTGCCCGTCCCCGAGGGCCTTTCGATGGTTGAGGCAGCGGCGATCCCCGAGGCCTTTGCCACCTCGTATCTGAATCTCTGCATTGAGGGAGGCATGAAGGCGGGCGATACGGTGCTCATCCAGGCCGGGGCAAGTGGTCTCGGCATGGCCGCGATTCAGCTCGTGAAAGCCCTTGGCGGCCTCGTGATGACGACAGTGAGCACGGAGAAGAAGGCCAGGTTCGTTCGCGAGTTGGGCGCCGATTTCGTCATCAACCGGTCAACCGGCGACCTCGGCGCTGCCATGGAGGAGCACCCGGTGGACATCGCGATGGACTGCATCTGCGGCCCCGAACTCGGGCGCTGCATCGAGAAGATGGCGGTCGGCGGACGCTGGATCGTCATCGCGACCCTGGGCGGCGCGAAGACGGAGTTGAACATGAACCTCTTCTTTCGGCGAGGCCTCCGGCTCATCGGCAGCACGCTGAGGAGCCGCACCTCAGAGATGAAGGGCGAGATACTGGCCGGTCTCGAGCGAGTGCTCTGGGACGCCTTCTCCTCGGGGAAGATCAAGCCGGTGATCTACGCCTCGCTGCCCATCACCGAGGCCGAAGAGGCGCACGCGATCCTCGAGCGCCGAGAGAACCTCGGCAAAGTCGTGCTGACGGTTCCGTGAGCGGGCCTCCACGAGCCGATGCCAGACTCAGGTATGCTCGACGCCGGCCGCCGTCGTAGGTGTGCGCCGGAAGAGGATGGCCAGGGACCAGGTTGACCCCGGGAAGGTCACCGCCCAGAGGGCCGCGATCCATATCATCCAGTGGAAGTAGATCTGGAGCGCAAGGAAGGGCAGCAGCAGCCCGTTGGCCGTCAGGAACCACCGCGCGACCCTCTCTATCCCGTTCCCCGTGAACACCAGGGCGGCGAAGAGGGTCGCCACACTCATGAAGCTGTACCCAAGCATGTCGACGGAGTACAGAAACGAGTCGAAGGGGACAAACAGAAAGGGCTCAAGGCCGGCGACACGTCCGCTGGCGAGGCGCGGTGCCACCAGGGTGAGCTGAACGTAGTAGGTCACGCTGATCAGGACCGCGTAGGCGGTGGCGAAGGCTACCGCTGCATGGCTCCAGACCTTCCTGTCGGGTGGGGCCACTTGATGGATGCTCACCGCAAGCATCAGGAACGCGGAGCCCAGGAACAGTGACGGCGTGAGGAGTACCACAAGGCCAAGAGGGGAGCTCGAACTCTCCGGCCCTCCCTGAGAGCCCAGCCATCCCAACCACTCGGCTATCTGCCCGAGGTCGTACGCAAGGCTGAACACTGTGGCGAGTACCGCGGACCAGAACCCGGCGGTCCGTGTTGAAGGGGAAATCGGTGCGATCACTGCCTGCCTCCCCGTGCTGGTTCGCTCGCGTGGTGCATAGGTGGCTATACTGGGCGTGGGTGACCAGGAGCTCTTCCTGCCGACGTTAACGCGTCAGGGGCACACTTCCCTTCCTGCTCTCACTGACCTTCCCCACCCGGATAGCAGACGCAACCCTGGAGGATCAAGGATGGCAAGAACCTGGCGCGTCGGAATCGTCAAGGACACCTCGAAGGCCATGCTCGGGCTCCACGGCCTTCATACCGCCTTCCGTGGACTGCCCGGCGT
This genomic window contains:
- a CDS encoding Gfo/Idh/MocA family oxidoreductase, yielding MTPIKIGQIGTGHEHASGKMDALRGLTEFYEVVGVVPEENPDWHSPRSYEGVPVMTEEQLFSTPGLQAVAVETNMPDLAATAIRCMERGLHMHMDKPGSETLEPFRRLIEGCRARGVAIQLGYMYRTNPAINLCFRALREGWLGDIFEVHAVMSRYDGDNYRRFLSGYPGGAMYVFGSHLIDLTVAMLGRPDNVVPFQQSTRDDGLMDNGLAVLEYPRATATIRSAITEVDGMKHRRLIVCGTKGTAEICPLEKLWDRQRLDPLHVRLTLFEDNPEYKAGTHLIDVGAMNGRYEDQLIELARIINGETENPYPYEHELVVEETLLAAAGYTVWG
- a CDS encoding zinc-binding alcohol dehydrogenase, producing the protein MTGHYIVFETLGTAVLKPFEVPQPGPGEVLLENEFTVISAGTERANLVGLPNTSGAFPFYPGYCGLGHVIAIGDGVDKVKVGDRALANWSGHRSHALQKAAGLTVVRDDHIEALDAAFVPIAAMGLQGVRKLKLQLGESAMVIGLGLLGTFATQMAAIDGAIPVIVSDFDKRRRDLALTLGADYAFSPDEEGLADKIKELTYGKGADAIVEVTGSAVALQQALTYVAWEGRVSLLGCTRIPDANIDFYQYVHRRGVSLIGAHTMVRPKVDSYPGYWTEGDDYRTLLAFLSAGRLKVRPIISEIVSPQQAPAVYTRLAEDKHPPLGIVFDWKRIR
- a CDS encoding NAD(P)H-quinone oxidoreductase, with the protein product MHAVLIGDNRSLVWSEVPDPVPAADQILLDVHAAALNRADLMQRAGNYPPPPGWPEWMGLEVAGVVSRAPADSRWKPGDKVCALLGGGGYAERVAVPANMVLPVPEGLSMVEAAAIPEAFATSYLNLCIEGGMKAGDTVLIQAGASGLGMAAIQLVKALGGLVMTTVSTEKKARFVRELGADFVINRSTGDLGAAMEEHPVDIAMDCICGPELGRCIEKMAVGGRWIVIATLGGAKTELNMNLFFRRGLRLIGSTLRSRTSEMKGEILAGLERVLWDAFSSGKIKPVIYASLPITEAEEAHAILERRENLGKVVLTVP